The Phycisphaerae bacterium genome contains the following window.
GTCAAATCGAGCTCTGCCGAGACCAAGACTGCGGGTAAGACCGCCTCGCGAGACAAGTCGACAGGCCAGCCAACCACTCCAGCCAAAACGAGTCCGGGACCGTCAAAGCCGATCCCGGAGCCGCGGGAGATTGCTGGCCTTCCGAAACTCCCTGCGTTTGGGAGCATTTTCGAGCGCCCGAGCCGCAAGGACGCCAAGAAGCCTAAAACCAGCGAAGATGGTGGGAACGGCGAACCATCTGACGATTCATCGTCTGAGACCCTCGCCAGGACCTATCTGTCTGATGCCGAATTGGAGGAGTTTCGCCAACTGCTGCTCAGCAAGAGGCAGGAAATCGTCCGAGACGTAACGAATCTGGAAGATGAGGCCATTCGCCAAGCTTCCGGTGCCAGCACCAGCTCAAGCATGCCGATTCACATGGCCGACCTTGGGACGGACACATGGGAGCAGGAACTCACCCTTGGCTTGATTGAAAACGAAAGAAACCTGCTCCGAGAAATCGACGAGGCAATCGAGAGAATCGACAACCGTACTTACGGCATCTGCTTGGCGACCAACAAGCGCATCTCAAAGGCTCGCCTCCAAGCCAAGCCCTGGGCTAAGTACTGCATCGAATACGCCCGCAGACGGGAACTCGGGCTGGCTTGATTCGGCCAATGTGGCTACAATCCTCGCTCCTTGGTACCTCACGATGAGGAATCTGCGTGTTTTGCGTATATGTTTCTCCGTGACGGTTTCGTTCGGTTGCGACCCGCCAAGAGGCGGTCCAACTTGGTCAGAAAGGCTTCCAGCCCCACGGCGACCGGCCGGTAGGCGATGAGTGTCGGCGTTTTCTGACCAACGCGGTTGTCCCCCTTCGGAAACAGGAGGCGGTCACAGACTTCGGGAACTCATGGCGGAGCGCACAAGTCATTGCATTCCAAGTGGTTCGGCAGAAAGCTCCGAACAAAGTTTCGTTTCGGCGATTCGTTCTCCGGCATCGCACGTCCGGCTGTGGCTGGTCGCCATTATCGGCCTCGTGGTTGACCTGTGGACCAAGCATTGGGCCTTCAGCAATGTTGACCCAGACACGGGCATCGTCATCGTCAGGAACCTTGCCAGGTTTCAGCGGTCGTTGAACACTGGTGCGTTGTTCGGTTTGGGCAAAGGGTGGACGCCGGTGTTTGTCGTCGCATCGTTTCTCGCGCTGGCTTTTGTGCTCTACCTGTTTGTTCAGAGCGGGAGGGAACGATGGAGCCTCCACATCGCCTTGGGGCTGGTTCTGGCCGGAGCGCTCGGCAACCTGCATGATCGTATCTTCGTGATCGTCGATGTCGTGCAATACGCTGATCGTCAGGGAAGAAAACGAGAACCTGAGGCCGGGCTGATCAATGAGGCAAAGAGCGATGACAAGTATCTGGTGCTCGAAAACTACCCGGAACGAAGCAGCCGTTTTTTGATCGAAAGAGACCGGATCATTCGCACTTGGCGGCAAGGCGTGGTCCGCGACTTCGTCAAGATGGAGCCGCGAATTCCGCTGGGCGGTGGTCGATGGAAGCCTATCTGGCCCTGGGTGTACAACGTCGCCGATGTGCTCCTGGTTGCTGGGGTGGCAATTCTGTTGCTCAACTTCTGGAGAGAAAGGCGGGAGATGCGGGCGGCACGGGCAAAACAAGAGGCCGCGGCATCCGCAGGCAAGTCCGGCTGATCACGGGCAGGTAAAGGTCCGTTCGCCATGCCTGAAACCTTCACCCAACAAGAGTACGTCTGGATGCGGCGGGCATTGGCTCTCGCTGTCCGAGGACGCGGAAGCGTCGAGCCCAACCCGATGGTGGGCTGCGTTCTGGTCCGCGGTGGCCGGATCATAGGCGAAGGCTACCACCGGCGATATGGCGGCCCCCATGCCGAGGTGAACGCCCTCAAGAATGCCGGGCGGCTCGCGCGAGGCGCAACCGCCTACGTGACCCTCGAACCATGCTGCCATTACGGAAAGACGCCGCCTTGCACGGATGCCCTGATCGCGGCTGGTGTCAAGCGGGTGGTTCTGGCAATGCGAGACGAGTTGCCTCCCGTCAGCGGCCGAAGCGTTGCGATCCTTCGGAAGTCCGGCATCCGGGTCAGCGTCGGGTTGTGCGAGGATCAGGCCCGACACCTCAATGCCCCTTACCTCAAACTCAAGGGGAGCGGCCGGCCGTGGGTCATTCTCAAGTGGGCCCAGAGCATCGACGGCAAGATCGCCACACGAACAGGAGACTCCAAGTGGATCAGCGGTGAGGAATCCCGGCGATATGCCCACAAGCTTCGTGGCCGGGTGGATGCGATCATCGTCGGGGTCGCAACCGTCGTCGCCGACGACCCCGCTCTGACCTGTCGGCACGGCAAGCCCCGACGAACCGCAACCCGCGTGGTGATCGATCCGAGGTTGCGTACGCCGCCGGACGCCCGACTGATTCGAACGGCCGACAAGGTCCCCACCATCATCGTCACCGACCGCCGTCAGACCAACTCGGCGAAGGCACGTCGTCTGGCCAGACTGGGTGCGGAGGTTCTCGGTCTGCGCTCCCGGCGATCGGGCCTGGATGTGGACGGTCTGCTGAGAGAGCTGGGACGCCGCCGGATGACAAACGTGATGGTCGAGGGCGGCGGGCGGACGTTGGGCACTTTCGTTGACGCCGGCTTGGCTGATGAGGCAGTGGTTTTCGTCTCGCGCCGTCTGATCGGCGGCCGCCAAGCCACCTCGGCACTGGCCGGCAATGGTCCCGCCCGTGTTGCCGACTCGCCCCGGCCCATCTGGACGAAGCTTACTCACTGCGGGGAAGACGACGTCTATCACCTGCGTTTGACGCGCTGATCTTGAACAGGTTCCGGCATCGCAGCTTTGGCCAACCCGCAAGTACGGCGGCCGGATCGAACGGGCGATTGCGCTGCGCGTTTGATGGTCCGGATTCGCCGTAAAGCGTTGTCCAAGTAAAGCGATGTCCAAGTGAGGCAGGCACCCTTGTCGGGCTTCTGGCCACTGACCGGCCGGTGGCCCATGTATTCGGCAAAGCACAGCTACGCCGGATGGGCGCGTTGTCGATGATAGATTGCGGGGTCCCCCATTGCGCCAGCGGCTTGCCCGGCGTCGCCTCAAGGCGAAGCT
Protein-coding sequences here:
- a CDS encoding TraR/DksA C4-type zinc finger protein; this translates as MGKKTTLAKGKKAKTAARSSKGAPKAKAAPSRKRSAKDKPDEKTLRNKSAEKGIKAPVKTPLGASGDKTKAPKASAKAQKADKLVKSSSAETKTAGKTASRDKSTGQPTTPAKTSPGPSKPIPEPREIAGLPKLPAFGSIFERPSRKDAKKPKTSEDGGNGEPSDDSSSETLARTYLSDAELEEFRQLLLSKRQEIVRDVTNLEDEAIRQASGASTSSSMPIHMADLGTDTWEQELTLGLIENERNLLREIDEAIERIDNRTYGICLATNKRISKARLQAKPWAKYCIEYARRRELGLA
- a CDS encoding signal peptidase II, which gives rise to MAERTSHCIPSGSAESSEQSFVSAIRSPASHVRLWLVAIIGLVVDLWTKHWAFSNVDPDTGIVIVRNLARFQRSLNTGALFGLGKGWTPVFVVASFLALAFVLYLFVQSGRERWSLHIALGLVLAGALGNLHDRIFVIVDVVQYADRQGRKREPEAGLINEAKSDDKYLVLENYPERSSRFLIERDRIIRTWRQGVVRDFVKMEPRIPLGGGRWKPIWPWVYNVADVLLVAGVAILLLNFWRERREMRAARAKQEAAASAGKSG
- the ribD gene encoding bifunctional diaminohydroxyphosphoribosylaminopyrimidine deaminase/5-amino-6-(5-phosphoribosylamino)uracil reductase RibD, with the translated sequence MPETFTQQEYVWMRRALALAVRGRGSVEPNPMVGCVLVRGGRIIGEGYHRRYGGPHAEVNALKNAGRLARGATAYVTLEPCCHYGKTPPCTDALIAAGVKRVVLAMRDELPPVSGRSVAILRKSGIRVSVGLCEDQARHLNAPYLKLKGSGRPWVILKWAQSIDGKIATRTGDSKWISGEESRRYAHKLRGRVDAIIVGVATVVADDPALTCRHGKPRRTATRVVIDPRLRTPPDARLIRTADKVPTIIVTDRRQTNSAKARRLARLGAEVLGLRSRRSGLDVDGLLRELGRRRMTNVMVEGGGRTLGTFVDAGLADEAVVFVSRRLIGGRQATSALAGNGPARVADSPRPIWTKLTHCGEDDVYHLRLTR